ACGGTGCTTGCGCCGTTGCCACCTGGAAAAGCAAAGTCAAAATTACAAACCACTCAAACCCGAAACAACTCGGAACCCCGGCTCTGGTGACCCACCGGCCCCTTCGGATCCGGCACGGCGTTTACGGCACGCAGGCCTGGCCAGGCGCTGCCCCAGAAAGATCGTCCTCATCCAGGCAAAGCCAAGACTTTGACAGCTTCGGCGGGAAAGAGGCTTCGAGTTGGGAAAAGACCAGAGAGCAAAGAGCAAAAATATCGTTCCATCATGTGCGTCGACAACAACAAACGGAGCTAATCCTGAATTCACATTAGAGCAATATCTGAGATTGATAACTAGGAACCTTAACCTAGTTCCTGAGGTGGCCACATGGGAAACCAACTCTTGGGTAGTGCGCTGATTTCTCGAAAAGTAACGTGCTCATTTAGCCGCAAGGTTGGCCCATCGCACAGCCgcccccccccgtccccttTTTCTCCCCGGGAAGTCTGACTGACAAAGCCAACCCCATCAGACGAACCGCCGGAAACGCTCTAGAACACCGGCCAAGGAaatgaaggaggagaaacAAAATGAAGGGCGAGCAGGCCACATCCCGGTCTCACCGCGAGTTCTTGGGACCCGCGTGCCTGTAGCCCAACTTGCCCTGGTGAATCGGGTCCTTCAACGTCACTATTCCCGCCAGTGTCCCTCAGCTATGGGACGATTCGAcaaaaaggggggggtggccCCACGAGTTGCATCCACGCAACAGGGATCTCGACTTCCACCGTTATGGCCAGTCGGCACACGATGGACGACCTAGATTGCATTGGGACGGCAAGTTCAACTCCTGGAGGAGCAACTCAGATATAAAGACTTGAGAGGACACCCATCCTCGTCTGGTAGTAGCTGATCTTGCTCTCTCCATTGCACCAAGTTTCTTCCTTACCCTACCTTTCAGGGCCTTCCACTCTTTTGCATCACGACATTCTTTTAACAAGTCACTCTTTTCAACACTTACACACACTCCTTTCACTGAATCTGGCATTCATCATGAAGGGACTCATCGTCAgtgccgccatcgtcggcggggCCATGGCCCAGGCCGGCCCTTACATGCCctgcggcggcaagggctgGACTGGGGCGACGACCTGCGTGTCCGGTTACACGTGCGTCGTCCAGAACGACTACTACAGCCAGTGCGTCCAAGGAAGCGGGCCCGGAGGCGTCAGTGCCTTGGCGCAGGCCACCACCCTGAGAACATCGACTAGACGGCCTTGTAAGTCAAAAGCGGTGTccgccggtgccgtcgtGCCGCAGGTTCCCACGACGAGCCGTTCAgcttcttcgacctcggTCCCAGCCGTTGCCGTGTCATCAGCGAAGCCCGTTGACACCAAGCCAGCCCCTTCGTCATCCAttccggccgccgccgtcccaaCCCCGGCCAAGTCTTCCGCTGCCGCTGTCAAATCCAAGGCCGCAGAGATCAAGCCCGCTACGACCGTCAAGCTCTCCGACGCCGCTATCGTCCCGGTTTCAACGGCTGCTCCTGTGACCAAGCCTGTTTCttccgctgctgctgccaccacTAGCAAGGCGTCCGCCCCTGCCGCATCCGCTTCCGCGACCCCCGGCAAGTCCGGCAAGTTCAAGTGGTTCGGAACCAACCAGAGTGGCGCCGAGTTCGGTCCCGGAAGCACTCCCGGCACTCTGGGCAAGGACTACACCTTCCCGGACACGGCCAAGATCACGGTCCGTTGCTAGCGTCTCACCAGACTGCAGACTTGACTGACGTGTATCTATTCTAGACCCTCATGAACGACGGCTACACCACCTTCCGCGTCCAGTTCCTCATGGAACGACTGAGCCCCGACAGCCTTACGGGCAAGTTCAACGCCGAGTACCTCGCTGGCCTGACCAAGGTCGTCGAGCACATCACttcggccggcggcaacgccgTGCTCGACCCGCACAACTACGGCCGCTACGGCGGGAGCATCATCACCGACACGGCTGCCTTCAAGACCTTCTTCACCAACCTGGCGACGCAGTTCAAGTCCAACGACAAGGTCGTCTTCGACACCAACAACGAGTACAACTCGATGGACCAGGACCTCGTCCTGAGGCTGAaccaggccgccgtcgacgggatccgcgccgccggctcggAGCACTGGATCTGGGCCGAGGGCAACTCCTGGACCGGCGCGCACAGCTGGACCAGCGTCAACGACAACATGAAGGGCCTGAAAGACCCGCTCGGCAAGACCGTGTACGAGATGCACCAgtacctcgacggcgacagcagCGGCACCTCGGCCGACTGCGTCTCGGCcaccatcggcgtcgagcgcGTCAAGGACGCCACGGAGTGGCTCCGCGCCAACAAGAAGgtcggcgtgctcggcgagttcgccggcggcgccaacgcGCAGTGCAAGGAGGCCGTCACCGGCCTGCTCGACTACCTCCAGGAGAACAGCGACGTCTGGCTCGGGGCGACGTGGTGGGCTGCCGGGCCGTGGTGGGCTTCGTACATGTACTCGTTCGAGCCCGAGACGGGTGCCGGTTACAACTACTACAACGAGGTGTTGAAGAAGTACCAGTAAAGgccttccttcctcccccgGATGGTGGGATGATGGATCAAGGTCAGAGAGACGACGGCGTGCTCTCAGTGTTGCTTCGAGAAAGTGGcaccttttttcttctcttctgtgCATATAAACCTGCAGGGATCCGGAGTCTGCGTCGGAATGCTCGCCAACTGGCGTTGCAACTGATGACTCGCGACCATGTGTATAttctccttcttccagcTGGGCTTTTTTATTTGAACCATTTACACAAATGAAAAATGGAATTTGTGGCCATGCCCAAAGCCCTTGTCCCTTACAGTCAGTTGCGTCGAGTGAGCCTTCAGCCATCCCGGCGAGGACCCATATttcgcggcgccggccggccggtgTCTGTCTCCCTTTGGTGACCTCAGCAGGACTATAAATGCGGGCTCGTTGGTCAGCAAGACTCCAGTTGCCGGGCCGCTGTGTAAATATACAGCAGCGGTTGGACAGATCGAACTAGGTTCCCGGATGTACTTCTCGAACCCATATCATGTCGTGCTGCGGCGTATAGGAGTTTTGGTTGTGGAAGCTGGTCGCCCATGTGTGACTTCGCGGCTACCGGAGCTGACGGCCCGGCCTGTAAGCCAACAGAACATTAGTCAGGTCTGCATCGAGCGCAATTTCTCTCGAGCACCGCATCCCCAGATCTTTAAGAGGCCCAGTGGCTGGTACCGCCGATTCGGGAACACGCCGAAAGATATGCGCAGGAGTGTGGGGCGGTGCGGTTCTTTCGTCGCAGGGGGCCACCTGGGACTGGTGCTGCctggcggggggggggcttgagGATCCTCGTCGAAGGCTCTGGAAACGTACCGGAACCAGTCTCCAAATGTCCGAATCCCTTCAATGCTGCATAGTAGGCAGCAGCTGTCCCCGCCAAGGGGGAGTAGGAGGCAAAGACGAGGACAGGCAAAGCATAAATACAGCGTCGGTGCGCGACGATTCCCTCCCCCAGTCAGACATCTGAAGCAGCAGCTTGTATCGAGCATCCCACCAATTCGCTTCGATTTCAACGAGCGATCCAAAACAATCCCCCAAGAACAAGATCATTCAAACAGACAACGTGCAACACCTacagaaagaaaaagaaaaagaactctgaaaaaacaaaaacaaaaactcATCGTCTCCTCATCTACCTACTCCCCTCTTGGCAATGGTTTCCCACCGAGCGTACGGAGCACCCGGCATGCCGAAAAACTTCTATGCCCGGCCCCCGGCCCCACAATCAGCGCCGTACACGACCCACGCCGGCCCGCCGGGCAAGGCCGACATCCTCAgccgccagctcgccgcGCTGCCCCTCATCGCGCTGCTCtacaccgccgccgtgcccTTCACGCCGGTCACGTGGGttctcggcatcgacggGAGCTCCCTCTTCGACCGCCTCTTCGCCGGCATAGTCATGCTCTCGGCGTGCTACTTCCAATGGCGAATCGCCGGCCTGACGTCGCCCCTCGCAGTCTTCCTACCCGGGGTCGCCGACACCAGGATCAGAAACGGGCGGATCGAGCAGGCGGGTTCGGGCGCGGGGTTCGTCTGGCACCCGGGGAACTACTGGCCGTGCGTCATCTGCGAGGCGATGCTCCTCTGCGTCGCCGAGTTCGGGGGCAACGAGCTGCTGAGGAGATGCATCGTTTGCGGCATCGTTGCTGGGTTGTGGATCGTCGGGTACCACGCGACGCCCgagtcgacgaggcggtGGGCCTATGAGAGGATCAAGTCCTGGCTGTTCTGGATGGTGCTAGATGAGATGATGCGCGTCGGGGGGAGGAGCTACGGCGCACGACGGCGGAGATGAGCACTCCGTGCGTGCTTTGCTCTCATATGTGTCGGATGGTGTCGGGGGCCGTCTTGGGGAAAGTGAAGGGCGCggcgtcgtcaaggaggagggatggCTTATCAAGAAACATGCTTGGAGGCAGACTGCATAAACTCGGGACTAGACGATTCAGGGTCTGCGTCTAATAACTCGAAAGTAACATACAGATCAACGGTATCAGCTGCACGTACGATGTGTACACATACATGTTCGTTGTACAGGTACGATGTAAAAACCCATTGGGCATGAACGGTGTTAGCTATCAGGCCACTTTTGGGATGCGGTGCACCTCATGTCTCAGCGACTGGGCAAGGATCCCATTCAACCTCATCTTTCCTCTGGAACTCCAATGGTTGTATGAGACACACAATGGACTCTCGCACCGCCGGCTGCATCTGACTCGCACAAGGTTGGAAGGGGGGGACGGATTCTTGCTCCGCGCACTGGACTGGACAGGGGGTGGGTGAGGGGACTGCATGTATTACTGTACACCAACTTTCACATTAGAAAATATGACAAGCCACCTCTTGGCCCTTGGGGCTCATGACTCAAAAGTTTCACTCGTCTCGCTGAGTTGGAGCTCCCGAAACCTCTGTACCAGATTCTCCACCTGCGCCGCAGAAGGATCCGTCACGGCCAGGTCCAGATCCACGACCCAGTAGACAGGAACCTCGTCGGGTATCGTGTGGTGCTTTCCCCGCAACTCTAGATCCTTCCTGATCGCTCTCGCCTGCGGGATATCCATCGCGCCCTTCTCGAGAGCCATGGACAGCAGGCTCAGCGTGATCCCCTTGGCCAGTCGGAAGCCGGTGTATAACGTCTGGTAGCAGGCCATGCAGAGGCGTAGGTAGAATCGCCAGTCGGGCGTATGTCCCGTGACCGTCACCTCGGTGAGCGTTGCGTTGGCGAGGTACAGGAGCGCCGAGTgccagaagaaggagtaGGACGACTCTGGGTGGTTATGCCGATAGGAGATAACGATCCGCTTTAACTGTTTTACGGATGCCGCGTAGACAGCATCCGGGGTAGACTCCTCGGACTGGAAGATAGAGAGTCGCTGCTGAGGAGCGCCGTTGtgctgaagaagaggccGGAACAGGTCCATGATAGCCAAGTGGTGGTAGATGCTGGAGATTGCAATCTACGTTAGCTAAAAACCCTAGAGTGCGTTAAACAATAGAAACTGGGGCTGAAATACTGCAGAACCACTGCGAAATGTGTACACTGGTCCCCCTGAGCCAGATCTAGGGGTAAGTTATCTGCCCACAGTAAGAGGCGCTTGTAAGTCTCTTCGGCAAAGACCAAAgtgacggcgttggcgcaCGCGGTCTGTGTTGGCCCGTACATGCTTTTGACCATGTCGTGAACTATCAGGAAGAGGCGACAGTGCTCTCTGAGCAAGTTTGCATTG
The genomic region above belongs to Colletotrichum higginsianum IMI 349063 chromosome 2, whole genome shotgun sequence and contains:
- a CDS encoding Endoglucanase 3, translated to MKGLIVSAAIVGGAMAQAGPYMPCGGKGWTGATTCVSGYTCVVQNDYYSQCVQGSGPGGVSALAQATTLRTSTRRPCKSKAVSAGAVVPQVPTTSRSASSTSVPAVAVSSAKPVDTKPAPSSSIPAAAVPTPAKSSAAAVKSKAAEIKPATTVKLSDAAIVPVSTAAPVTKPVSSAAAATTSKASAPAASASATPGKSGKFKWFGTNQSGAEFGPGSTPGTLGKDYTFPDTAKITTLMNDGYTTFRVQFLMERLSPDSLTGKFNAEYLAGLTKVVEHITSAGGNAVLDPHNYGRYGGSIITDTAAFKTFFTNLATQFKSNDKVVFDTNNEYNSMDQDLVLRLNQAAVDGIRAAGSEHWIWAEGNSWTGAHSWTSVNDNMKGLKDPLGKTVYEMHQYLDGDSSGTSADCVSATIGVERVKDATEWLRANKKVGVLGEFAGGANAQCKEAVTGLLDYLQENSDVWLGATWWAAGPWWASYMYSFEPETGAGYNYYNEVLKKYQ
- a CDS encoding M6 family metalloprotease codes for the protein MPKNFYARPPAPQSAPYTTHAGPPGKADILSRQLAALPLIALLYTAAVPFTPVTWVLGIDGSSLFDRLFAGIVMLSACYFQWRIAGLTSPLAVFLPGVADTRIRNGRIEQAGSGAGFVWHPGNYWPCVICEAMLLCVAEFGGNELLRRCIVCGIVAGLWIVGYHATPESTRRWAYERIKSWLFWMVLDEMMRVGGRSYGARRRR